In Niallia sp. FSL W8-0635, one genomic interval encodes:
- a CDS encoding 5'-methylthioadenosine/S-adenosylhomocysteine nucleosidase family protein, with amino-acid sequence MIGISIATKWEYEATLEYFGIKDSERFSYPYGEYFLRTINETELIFYSTGVRKVNGVGGNQYMISKFNLTKVIVAGTCAGIDEKFSILDVFVPDKAVQYDCTVKEIEPLIKQSFIVDMDLSKYENDFYTGTIGTADKAVVMWKDYLELKENEITIADTEAAAIAYICKKNDVECIIIKGISDFPTDERNADQFESNMEQINVYLENTPKVMNKIFGEYLERFI; translated from the coding sequence ATGATAGGAATAAGTATAGCAACGAAGTGGGAATATGAAGCGACATTGGAGTATTTCGGCATAAAAGATAGTGAACGTTTCAGTTATCCCTATGGTGAGTATTTCTTAAGAACCATTAATGAGACCGAACTTATTTTTTATAGCACAGGTGTTAGAAAAGTAAATGGCGTTGGTGGAAATCAGTATATGATTTCTAAATTTAATTTAACTAAAGTAATCGTTGCTGGAACATGTGCAGGAATAGATGAAAAGTTCAGTATTTTGGATGTTTTTGTACCCGATAAAGCCGTTCAATATGATTGCACAGTAAAAGAAATCGAGCCTCTTATTAAACAATCCTTCATAGTCGATATGGATCTATCAAAATATGAAAATGATTTTTATACCGGAACAATTGGCACCGCTGATAAAGCAGTAGTTATGTGGAAGGACTATTTAGAACTGAAAGAAAACGAAATAACAATAGCCGATACAGAAGCGGCTGCAATTGCTTATATCTGTAAGAAGAATGATGTTGAATGCATTATTATTAAAGGAATATCTGATTTTCCAACAGATGAAAGAAACGCTGATCAATTCGAATCAAACATGGAACAAATTAATGTTTATTTAGAAAACACCCCCAAAGTTATGAATAAAATATTTGGTGAATATTTAGAAAGATTTATATAA
- a CDS encoding putative quinol monooxygenase translates to MSKFSLFNKFIVHEGEKEKMIDFLLEAAESMGNLDECEIYLVNISENEPSSVYVYEVWANEEAHQASLSLEATQRLISRAKPIITGMERISTLITKGGKGISSY, encoded by the coding sequence ATGAGCAAATTTAGTTTATTTAACAAGTTTATCGTACATGAAGGCGAAAAAGAAAAAATGATTGATTTTCTTTTAGAAGCAGCAGAATCAATGGGAAATCTAGATGAATGTGAAATATATCTAGTGAATATTTCTGAGAATGAGCCAAGTTCTGTTTATGTTTATGAAGTATGGGCTAATGAAGAAGCCCATCAAGCATCTCTAAGTCTTGAAGCTACCCAAAGATTAATAAGTCGTGCGAAACCCATTATTACTGGTATGGAAAGAATCAGCACCTTAATAACAAAAGGCGGGAAGGGGATTTCTTCTTATTAG
- a CDS encoding serine hydrolase domain-containing protein, which translates to METNIKDYITDAMIKNNFSGTVIVRDGQKTLEEKSYGYANRSEEIINSFDTRYGIASGCKLFTAIGVCQLVEKGLLSFDTKLKDCLNISFPFFDKDITIHHLLTHTAGIPDYFDEEVMDNFEELWIKNPMYHIRTLEDFLPLFQNQPMKLKVGERFHYNNAGYIILGLIIEQTSQDKFADYITENIFKKSGMTDSGYFEFDALPSKTAFGYIDFPDGTWKTNIYSLPVKGGSDGGAYVTVNDIAKLWDALINHQLLSEEYTRQLLNPHINTNEDYDQFYGYGVWINIRDDEISKYHIMGYDPGVSFHSAFYPKSSIKTVVCSNQSEGAYDILKAIEANIPKSENPNRLFRQTLTLL; encoded by the coding sequence ATGGAAACTAATATCAAGGATTACATAACCGATGCTATGATTAAAAACAACTTCTCAGGAACAGTTATCGTCCGAGATGGTCAAAAAACTTTGGAAGAGAAAAGTTATGGTTACGCTAATCGTTCCGAAGAAATTATTAACAGTTTCGATACACGATATGGAATCGCATCTGGTTGTAAGTTATTTACAGCAATAGGGGTTTGTCAGCTTGTGGAGAAGGGGTTACTTTCTTTTGATACAAAGCTAAAAGATTGTCTTAATATTTCTTTCCCTTTTTTTGATAAGGATATAACGATTCATCATTTACTAACACATACAGCTGGAATACCTGATTACTTTGATGAGGAAGTTATGGATAATTTCGAAGAGTTATGGATTAAGAACCCGATGTATCACATCAGGACCTTGGAAGATTTTTTACCCCTATTTCAGAATCAACCAATGAAATTAAAGGTAGGCGAAAGATTTCATTATAACAATGCGGGATACATCATATTAGGATTAATTATAGAGCAAACAAGCCAAGATAAATTTGCTGATTACATAACGGAAAATATTTTCAAGAAATCTGGGATGACAGACTCTGGTTATTTTGAGTTCGATGCTTTACCATCAAAAACAGCGTTTGGTTATATTGACTTTCCAGATGGCACTTGGAAGACGAATATTTACTCTTTACCCGTAAAAGGCGGTTCAGACGGTGGTGCTTACGTAACTGTAAATGATATAGCAAAGCTATGGGATGCACTCATAAATCATCAATTACTAAGCGAAGAATACACACGTCAGTTACTTAATCCACACATTAATACAAATGAAGATTACGATCAATTCTATGGTTATGGCGTATGGATTAATATAAGGGATGATGAAATTTCAAAATATCATATTATGGGATATGATCCTGGAGTTAGTTTTCATTCAGCGTTCTATCCTAAAAGCTCAATTAAAACCGTGGTATGCTCGAATCAGTCAGAGGGAGCATATGATATCTTGAAAGCGATTGAGGCAAATATACCGAAATCTGAAAATCCAAATCGTTTATTTAGGCAAACTTTGACTTTACTTTGA
- a CDS encoding DUF3231 family protein, translated as MDNKKAAKLTAGELAHCWEQFMNNSMSNVVLEYLTLTSELEEVKSLCSEAVSISKSAVQFFESVLRSENYPIPKGFNIKDDLNPNAPKMYTDVFILFYLNNMSKIGMSLTSMALSDSVREDIRNFFHEQLKNVSNLFERTTTILLEKGVFVRPPSITSTHETNPIADKGFLGNFFNDNRELTAREANELHKNVFMNYIGKNLLIGFIQSTSNQQLMSLLQHGKELSLNIIDKLGDILVQNDLPISMTWDTNVLDGKTSPFSDKLISYLLDQLNRDGIASYGYSAAVSIRKDLKTTYAKIIADVYQYEENIKTFMIKNEWMEKPPVALNRDKLAQD; from the coding sequence ATGGATAATAAAAAGGCTGCAAAGTTAACTGCGGGTGAGTTAGCACACTGTTGGGAACAGTTCATGAATAATAGTATGTCAAATGTTGTTTTGGAGTATCTTACCCTAACATCAGAACTAGAAGAAGTTAAATCTCTTTGTAGTGAGGCGGTTTCTATTTCTAAATCTGCTGTACAATTTTTTGAATCTGTTCTACGAAGTGAAAACTATCCAATCCCTAAAGGCTTTAACATTAAAGATGATTTAAACCCAAATGCCCCTAAGATGTATACGGATGTTTTTATACTATTTTATTTAAATAATATGTCTAAAATTGGAATGTCCTTAACAAGTATGGCACTATCCGATTCAGTAAGGGAGGATATCCGCAATTTTTTCCATGAACAATTAAAAAACGTTTCAAATTTATTTGAACGTACAACAACTATTCTATTAGAAAAGGGAGTATTTGTAAGACCTCCTTCAATTACCTCCACTCATGAAACAAACCCAATTGCAGATAAAGGATTTTTGGGTAACTTCTTTAATGATAATCGAGAATTAACGGCAAGAGAAGCAAATGAGCTACACAAAAATGTTTTTATGAATTATATTGGTAAAAACTTATTAATTGGATTTATACAATCTACATCTAATCAGCAATTAATGAGTTTATTGCAACATGGAAAAGAATTATCTTTAAATATTATAGACAAATTAGGTGATATTTTAGTTCAAAATGATTTGCCTATTTCAATGACTTGGGATACGAATGTTTTGGATGGTAAAACATCTCCTTTTTCAGATAAATTAATATCTTATCTATTAGACCAACTTAATCGTGATGGTATCGCCAGTTATGGATATAGTGCAGCAGTAAGTATCCGAAAAGATTTAAAAACTACATATGCAAAGATAATTGCAGATGTGTATCAATATGAAGAAAATATAAAAACCTTTATGATAAAAAATGAGTGGATGGAGAAACCTCCTGTTGCACTAAATAGAGATAAGCTTGCTCAAGACTAA
- a CDS encoding IS110 family transposase: MNPVVGLDVAKGESQVQMFLDKKMPYKNSVKVEHTVDGLKELYSYLLDLEHQTGMKPPVVLESTGHYHAPVVQFLEAREYIVIIVNPLVSYRAKSSSLRKTKTDAIDAYHLGELYYKEDLEPQKKRGVQLLNLRHLTRQHENMTGIMVQTKLQFQSVLDQVFPEYKGVFGDLYAEVSLRTLQTFPTSETVLKTCVEEIAQFIDRHCKARSFNWALEKAEGLIAAAERNPFQSTRYQSLLVSLNMYIDLLQVYHQQLSTLEREIDQLAVQLEEYELLQTIPGVGEKIAATIISEIGEIDRFSHPKKLVAFAGLDPSVFESGRFKGTKNHITKRGSARLRHMLFTAVRCSIRDSRKKKTTEETIARNMRLRAFYDLKREEGKPYKVAIIACANKLLHWIYAMLKTKTPFQETI, from the coding sequence ATGAATCCAGTTGTTGGTCTGGATGTCGCTAAAGGTGAAAGTCAGGTTCAAATGTTCTTGGATAAAAAAATGCCCTATAAAAATAGTGTGAAAGTTGAACATACGGTGGATGGTTTAAAAGAGTTATACTCTTATTTACTAGATTTAGAGCATCAAACAGGGATGAAACCACCAGTTGTCTTGGAATCAACGGGTCACTATCATGCCCCAGTTGTACAGTTTTTAGAAGCAAGAGAGTACATTGTCATTATCGTAAATCCATTGGTATCTTACCGAGCAAAAAGTTCTAGTTTAAGAAAAACTAAAACAGATGCCATTGATGCTTATCACTTAGGCGAACTGTATTACAAAGAGGATTTAGAGCCGCAGAAAAAGCGTGGTGTTCAGTTATTAAACCTTCGGCATCTGACAAGACAACATGAAAATATGACGGGAATTATGGTTCAAACAAAGCTTCAATTTCAATCTGTATTAGATCAAGTATTTCCAGAGTATAAAGGCGTTTTTGGCGATCTGTATGCCGAGGTTTCATTAAGAACTTTACAAACTTTCCCTACCTCGGAGACTGTCTTAAAAACTTGTGTGGAGGAAATTGCACAATTTATTGATAGGCATTGTAAAGCAAGATCGTTTAATTGGGCGCTTGAAAAAGCAGAGGGATTAATCGCAGCTGCAGAACGCAACCCATTTCAGTCAACGCGTTATCAAAGCCTTCTTGTCAGTCTGAATATGTATATTGATTTACTTCAAGTGTACCACCAACAGCTTTCTACGTTGGAGCGTGAGATTGATCAGTTAGCAGTACAGCTCGAAGAATATGAACTACTCCAAACAATTCCCGGTGTAGGCGAAAAAATCGCTGCAACGATTATTTCTGAAATCGGGGAAATTGATCGGTTTAGTCATCCCAAAAAGTTAGTTGCCTTTGCAGGACTTGATCCTAGTGTATTTGAATCAGGTCGCTTTAAAGGCACGAAGAATCATATTACTAAACGAGGCTCTGCAAGGCTTCGCCACATGCTTTTTACAGCAGTTCGGTGTTCCATTCGAGATAGTCGTAAAAAGAAAACAACTGAAGAAACCATTGCACGAAATATGCGATTACGTGCCTTCTACGATTTAAAACGTGAAGAAGGTAAGCCTTATAAAGTAGCCATTATTGCATGTGCTAATAAGCTTTTACACTGGATTTATGCGATGTTAAAAACGAAAACACCATTCCAAGAAACTATTTAG